One segment of Candidatus Eremiobacteraceae bacterium DNA contains the following:
- a CDS encoding cupredoxin domain-containing protein, with protein sequence MRTILPSFLFGAAALAAAIVAGTGNAVADAPTPPPQASTPPNLIVIRTFGFVPANITVTSGTAVAFRNEDTTASHTVASTTGAFAPQFLGYGMVFSVTLVKAGKYPFNCSDAPYMKGEITVTGGSASSPSP encoded by the coding sequence ATGCGTACCATACTGCCCTCCTTTTTGTTCGGCGCGGCCGCGCTCGCTGCGGCGATCGTCGCCGGCACGGGCAACGCGGTGGCCGACGCCCCGACGCCGCCCCCGCAGGCTTCGACGCCGCCCAATCTCATCGTCATTCGCACGTTTGGATTCGTGCCCGCGAACATCACGGTGACATCGGGGACGGCCGTCGCATTCCGCAATGAGGACACGACCGCGTCGCACACGGTCGCATCGACGACGGGTGCGTTTGCGCCGCAATTCCTGGGCTACGGGATGGTCTTCAGCGTGACGCTTGTCAAGGCCGGCAAGTACCCGTTCAACTGCTCCGACGCGCCGTACATGAAGGGCGAGATCACGGTCACCGGAGGCAGCGCTTCGAGTCCCTCGCCCTAG